The following proteins are encoded in a genomic region of Dethiosulfovibrio faecalis:
- a CDS encoding NAD-dependent epimerase/dehydratase family protein, with amino-acid sequence MKRIVVTGGLGQIGTELIRRLRKEYGSDCVLATDVKEEGSERLGEGPFELLDVTDGTKLTELVKRHRADTVLHLAGILSANAEKNPQLAWSVNMNGLYNALEVARQESCSFFFPS; translated from the coding sequence ATGAAACGAATAGTGGTAACCGGAGGACTGGGACAGATAGGGACGGAGCTCATCCGCCGCCTAAGGAAGGAATACGGCAGCGACTGCGTATTGGCTACGGACGTGAAGGAAGAGGGATCGGAACGACTTGGCGAGGGGCCTTTCGAGCTCCTGGACGTGACGGACGGGACCAAGCTGACCGAACTGGTGAAGAGACACAGGGCCGACACGGTGCTTCATCTGGCCGGAATACTCTCGGCAAACGCGGAAAAGAACCCCCAGCTGGCCTGGTCGGTCAACATGAACGGTCTCTACAACGCCCTGGAGGTGGCCCGTCAGGAGAGCTGCTCCTTCTTCTTTCCCAGC